In Nilaparvata lugens isolate BPH chromosome 5, ASM1435652v1, whole genome shotgun sequence, the following proteins share a genomic window:
- the LOC111064633 gene encoding chitin-binding domain protein cbd-1-like has protein sequence MKRVLGVVFYTISTLLILSTADEDTQHGEIEKMNSSSGELHGAGQALQAFVSKKKSFKHIQSRLDSENEEVEYVFRKGESTDVEPSCKIGQFYKIRYPGSCNMYYQCNNGTLTVEKCYPTRNFDVITHSCRFYWYVDCSLIDPTTTSISVPSSTTPLTTMSISTTLSSNVTSSPNSTISIGTTTTRPATTTSTSSTASSPTTTTTSSPTTTSTTTTSSPTTTSTTTTSSPTTTTSTTTTSTSTTEKSTTTPSTTSSTTSLTTTTPTTKTTSKPSTTPSIEPRCSLGQYYKIRYPGDCSKYYFCYNGSLTVRRCIFPLKFDAIREECRLFFFVDCSIDSVTTTTTNLPQTTTTTKPTTTARPDTTTTSTTTTTTTTTSTTTTEKVDPSTANPICAKGDNYVKRYPKDCHKYYQCVNGELSVETCFWWYNFDVITESCRPYYQVDCSIMEITTVPTTSTSTTPAGPTTQKPVKCESNEQFNYPDFTNCRKYYECSFGVVTLKECAVPFLFDGPTRKCAIFYIAICQTSEVLLREVSSTGEIPQLDDIEYDSVEKVGDSTFPQSRKLLEVDDINKQPSCMPGQYFKEPFPDNCNLYYECNNGTIQLKSCGLFRNFDVVSKSCTFLITAVCYEPEEPTVSTDTSTPPTSTPTTTTTLTTTTTTTTSIPITTSVITSTTVESPTTKADDKPTCRKGKNFKVKYPGTCNKYYKCSDGKLTVEECFIFFYFDEEYEKCRVYWFVECDWSPTTAPPTTVTTSTTTTTTTEKPLLCGPTENTNYPDPRNCKKYFHCEYGVVYNMTCASVLLFDSVTRKCALFYLVTCAKPEEDGLYLGSSSEFDIDDLEDYDALRNHEDRKVMLPFRERNTLENYPPQLSSESRAAIIESILRPISFETQQRIDAEVPSCKKGHNFLSHFPYDCQKYYKCEDGELTVETCASFYRFDYVAKLCRFYWYVVCETIPLPVTTELPNTTTTDLPVTTTTTELITTDASTPTSSCRPGQFYRRRHPKYCDRFYECKNGNITLESCPFLQNYDAITQMCLLVWLVDCNASDPITTPEYVPTTTTTTTTTTTPITTEIVPTSTTSPVCTVGQFYKKRHPIFCNKYYECNNGSITLLSCYYLRNFDKKLEQCRFYWLVDCRDSDPITLPPPPPTTTTTPNTTPTQDTSPTTRLTTPTSSTTPSGPICGIGMYYKSRYPSDCKKYYDCENGVLTVQSCSIFMSFDSISQTCRFTIYVDCDDSRRELL, from the exons ATGAAGAGAG TTCTTGGCGTTGTATTCTACACTATTTCTACACTTTTGATACTCTCAACTGCTGATGAAGATACACAACATggagaaattgagaaaatgaatagttcAAGCGGAGAGCTACATGGAGCTGGACAAGCATTGCAGGCATTTGTCTCCAAGAAAAAATCTTTCAAACATATACAATCAAGATTGGATtcagaaaatgaagaagttgAATATGTTTTCAGAAAAGGCGAGAGTACTGATGTAGAACCGTCCTGTAAGATTGGCCAGTTCTACAAGATCAGATACCCTGGCTCATGCAATATGTATTACCAGTGTAATAATGGCACACTCACAGTTGAAAAGTGTTATCCTACACGGAATTTCGATGTGATAACTCATTCGTGTAGATTCTATTGGTATGTTGACTGTAGTCTGATTGACCCTACAACAACTTCAATTAGTGTACCTTCAAGTACCACCCCTCTCACAACAATGTCCATTTCAACAACTCTTTCTTCTAATGTGACATCTTCTCCAAATTCAACAATTTCGATTGGTACAACAACCACACGTCCTGCAACAACAACGTCGACTTCATCAACAGCATCAAgtccaacaacaacaacaacatcaaGTCCAACAACAACTTCGACTACAACAACATCAAGTCCAACAACAACTTCGACTACAACAACATCAAGTCCAACAACAACAACTTCGACTACAACAACATCAACTTCGACAACAGAAAAGTCTACAACAACACCAAGTACAACAAGCTCAACTACAAGTCTGACAACAACCACTCCTACAACAAAAACAACCTCAAAACCATCAACCACTCCATCTATCGAGCCACGCTGCTCTCTGGGACAGTACTACAAGATCAGGTACCCAGGAGATTGCTCAAAGTACTACTTCTGTTATAATGGCTCTCTCACTGTCAGAAGGTGCATATTCCCACTAAAATTTGATGCAATTCGAGAGGAATGTCGTCTCTTTTTCTTCGTGGACTGCAGCATTGACTCTGttacaacaacaacaaccaaTCTTCctcaaacaacaacaacaactaaACCAACAACCACTGCTCGCCCAGACACCACTACTACCAGTACTACCACCaccacaacaacaacaacatcaaCAACCACCACAGAGAAAGTGGATCCCTCAACAGCTAATCCCATCTGTGCTAAAGGAGACAACTATGTGAAGCGATATCCCAAAGACTGTCACAAGTATTATCAATGTGTTAATGGTGAATTATCTGTTGAAACTTGTTTTTGGTggtataattttgatgtaattACTGAAAGTTGCAGACCATATTACCAAGTAGATTGCAGTATAATGGAGATTACAACAGTGCCAACTacatcaaccagtacaacaccgGCAGGGCCCACCACTCAGAAGCCAGTCAAGTGTGAATCAAATGAGCAATTCAACTACCCTGACTTTACAAACTGTCGCAAATATTATGAATGCAGCTTTGGTGTTGTAACCCTGAAAGAGTGTGCTGTACCTTTTCTATTTGATGGTCCCACAAGGAAATGTGCTATTTTCTATATTGCCATATGTCAAACTAGCGAAGTTCTCTTGAGAGAAGTCTCATCGACTGGAGAGATTCCACAGCTGGATGATATTGAGTATGATTCAGTGGAGAAAGTTGGCGATTCAACTTTCCCCCAGAGTAGAAAACTTTTGGAAGTAGACGATATTAACAAACAACCATCTTGTATGCCTGGTCAGTACTTCAAAGAACCTTTCCCAGACAATTGTAATCTCTATTATGAGTGTAATAATGGGACAATACAGTTGAAATCATGTGGCCTATTCAGAAATTTTGATGTAGTTTCCAAGTCTTGTACATTTTTGATAACAGCAGTATGTTATGAGCCAGAAGAGCCAACAGTGTCAACTGACACTAGCACACCACCTACTTCTACTccaactactactactactctaACTACTACTACTACCACTACCACATCGATCCCCATTACTACATCAGTAATTACAAGCACCACAGTTGAATCTCCAACAACAAAAGCTGATGATAAGCCCACCTGTAGAAAGGGAAAGAATTTCAAGGTGAAATACCCTGGAACTTGTAACAAATATTACAAGTGTAGTGATGGCAAACTGACTGTGGaagaatgttttatttttttctattttgatGAGGAGTATGAGAAATGTAGAGTCTACTGGTTTGTTGAGTGTGATTGGAGTCCCACAACTGCTCCACCCACAACAGTAACCACCTCCACGACAACTACAACCACAACTGAAAAGCCATTGCTTTGTGGACCTACTGAGAACACCAACTATCCAGACCCTAGAAACTGTAAGAAATATTTCCATTGTGAGTATGGAGTAGTATATAACATGACATGTGCCAGTGTACTATTATTCGATAGTGTCACAAGAAAATGTGCTTTGTTCTATTTAGTAACCTGTGCAAAACCAGAGGAAGATGGGCTGTACTTGGGAAGCTCCTCCGAATTTGACATTGATGATTTGGAAGATTATGATGCGTTAAGGAATCATGAGGACAGAAAGGTGATGTTGCCTTTCAGGGAAAGGAATACCTTGGAGAATTATCCACCACAGTTATCAAGTGAAAGTAGAGCAGCAATCATTGAATCTATTCTCAGACCGATCAGTTTTGAAACGCAACAGAGGATTGATGCAGAAGTACCATCCTGTAAGAAGGGACACAACTTTTTGAGCCACTTCCCATATGACTGccagaaatattataaatgcgAAGATGGTGAATTAACAGTTGAGACATGCGCTTCTTTTTATAGGTTTGATTATGTGGCTAAATTATGCAGATTCTATTGGTATGTTGTTTGTGAAACAATCCCTTTACCAGTTACAACTGAACTCCCAAATACAACTACTACTGATCTCCCAGTTACAACTACTACAACAGAACTTATCACGACTGATGCATCAACGCCAACATCATCTTGTAGACCAGGACAATTCTACAGACGACGTCATCCTAAGTACTGTGATCGATTTTATGAGTGTAAGAATGGAAATATTACATTGGAATCTTGTCCATTCTTACAAAATTATGATgcaattacacagatgtgtctTCTTGTGTGGCTGGTTGATTGCAACGCCAGTGACCCAATCACAACTCCAGAATATGTTCCAaccactactactactactactacaacTACAACTCCTATTACAACAGAAATTGTTCCAACATCAACTACCAGCCCTGTTTGTACTGTTGGACAGTTCTACAAGAAGCGTCATCCGATATTCtgcaacaaatattatgaaTGTAACAATGGCTCCATTACACTGCTATCTTGCTATTACTTGAGAAACTTCGACAAAAAACTCGAGCAATGTCGATTTTATTGGCTGGTAGATTGCAGAGATTCTGATCCAATCACATTGCCTCCACCACcaccaacaacaacaacaactcCAAACACCACACCAACTCAAGACACCTCCCCAACAACCAGACTGACCACTCCAACCAGTTCCACCACACCCTCTGGACCCATTTGCGGAATCGGAATGTATTACAAGTCAAGATACCCCAGCGACTGTAAAAAGTACTATGACTGTGAGAACGGTGTGTTGACCGTTCAGAGTTGTTCCATTTTCATGAGCTTCGACTCAATCTCTCAGACATGTAGATTCACCATATATGTTGATTGTGATGACTCGAGAAGGGAATTACTCTAA